A genomic segment from Polyangium mundeleinium encodes:
- a CDS encoding vWA domain-containing protein: protein MRDLAFRTSIPLLLVAAVLFVLGCGPAASPTGARDPNAVRVEALLGSPLLLANGDSTVYAVLRISTAARPARERGPVNVALAIDTSGSMEGEAIVAARRASLQVIDALKDGDRLAVVVFHSKAELLVPSTELDAEVREEARQRIAAMEARGTTEMADGLQTALDQVLANHNPNGVNRVVLLGDGIPNRAANLEYTAKRAADRGVAVTTLGLGLDYDETLMGRLADLSGGRYSYIESADKLAGFFREELDRLDTVYGRQASVTLNPGPGVRIDAIVGTQMMSPGSAASMPLGDIVRGDTRDVVVRMTVTPRKANVPIELLDAVLTFDDALEQAGRLERRLYFGARTTLDEGEVAKAKNPAVDLSAALAEASATTLQALEFGKQGSYVHARGLLEKGAAAALAQSKRTPSSELEKLAANMTSVAKDMPEADRPAPPSPSPSGYEYEFSDDSMATPMPSESPSVVRNRKEVHQKAVKALH from the coding sequence ATGAGAGATCTCGCGTTTCGCACGTCGATACCCCTCCTCCTCGTTGCCGCCGTCCTCTTCGTCCTCGGCTGCGGGCCGGCCGCGTCGCCTACCGGCGCGCGCGACCCCAATGCCGTCCGCGTGGAGGCGCTCCTCGGTTCGCCCCTGCTCCTCGCGAACGGGGACAGCACGGTCTACGCCGTGCTTCGTATTTCCACGGCCGCGCGTCCCGCGCGCGAGCGTGGCCCCGTGAACGTCGCGCTCGCCATCGACACCTCGGGCTCGATGGAGGGCGAAGCCATCGTGGCCGCGCGCCGCGCGAGCCTCCAGGTGATCGACGCGCTGAAGGACGGCGATCGGCTCGCGGTCGTCGTATTTCATTCGAAGGCCGAGCTGCTCGTCCCGTCGACCGAGCTCGACGCCGAGGTGCGCGAAGAGGCGCGGCAGCGCATCGCGGCCATGGAGGCGCGCGGCACGACCGAAATGGCGGACGGGCTCCAGACCGCGCTCGACCAGGTGCTGGCGAATCACAATCCGAATGGCGTGAACCGTGTCGTGCTCCTCGGCGATGGGATCCCGAACCGGGCGGCAAACCTCGAATACACCGCAAAGCGCGCGGCCGACCGCGGCGTCGCCGTCACGACCCTCGGGCTCGGGCTCGATTACGACGAGACGCTCATGGGGAGACTCGCGGACCTCTCCGGCGGGCGATACAGCTACATCGAGAGCGCAGACAAACTCGCCGGCTTCTTCCGGGAGGAGCTCGATCGCCTCGACACGGTGTACGGCCGCCAGGCCTCCGTGACCCTGAACCCCGGCCCCGGCGTGCGGATCGACGCGATCGTCGGGACGCAGATGATGTCGCCTGGGAGCGCCGCCTCCATGCCGCTCGGCGACATCGTGCGCGGCGACACCCGCGACGTCGTCGTTCGAATGACGGTGACGCCTCGAAAGGCGAACGTGCCGATCGAGCTGCTCGACGCGGTGCTCACCTTCGACGACGCGCTCGAACAGGCCGGCCGCCTCGAACGCCGCCTTTACTTCGGCGCGCGGACCACGCTCGACGAGGGCGAGGTCGCGAAGGCGAAGAACCCCGCGGTCGACCTCTCGGCCGCGCTTGCCGAGGCCTCCGCGACGACGCTCCAGGCGCTGGAGTTCGGCAAGCAGGGCTCGTACGTGCACGCGCGCGGGCTCCTCGAAAAAGGCGCCGCGGCGGCGCTCGCGCAATCGAAGCGCACGCCGAGCTCCGAGCTCGAAAAACTCGCGGCGAACATGACGTCCGTGGCCAAGGACATGCCGGAGGCCGATCGCCCAGCCCCTCCGTCGCCCTCGCCCTCGGGCTACGAGTACGAATTCTCGGACGACAGCATGGCCACCCCCATGCCCTCGGAATCACCGTCCGTCGTTCGCAATCGCAAAGAGGTGCACCAGAAGGCGGTCAAGGCCCTCCATTGA
- a CDS encoding zinc ribbon domain-containing protein — MVSTVHCPNCGAPAQAGSATCSYCRAVLAWPGAPAGAAQASGPSGMPAGVVEALRAGNKFEAIRLYREARKSSLLDAKNAVDALEKQLGLG, encoded by the coding sequence ATGGTCTCCACCGTTCATTGCCCGAACTGCGGGGCGCCTGCGCAGGCAGGCAGCGCCACCTGTTCTTATTGCCGCGCCGTCCTCGCCTGGCCCGGCGCGCCCGCCGGCGCGGCGCAGGCGAGCGGGCCCAGCGGGATGCCGGCCGGGGTCGTCGAGGCGCTGCGCGCCGGCAACAAGTTCGAGGCGATCCGGCTCTACCGAGAAGCGCGAAAATCCTCGCTCCTCGACGCGAAAAACGCCGTGGATGCGCTGGAAAAGCAGCTTGGCCTCGGCTGA
- a CDS encoding right-handed parallel beta-helix repeat-containing protein, giving the protein MLRYSPRQILASSLFLLVAGSAGPARAADTSTLGSLTLRPTIHAVGVTAAVTGDDDGDATVKLAFRKVGDASFTPGHPLLRTSGGRRGSALFLEPATEYEVRVTLDDPDNGGPLEATGTIRTREDAPPPQGSKQLYVDAKNGSDGNDGSKASPFKSIGAAAAAAGPGTVVHVAAGVYRETVTVQGNHGGAAGNPVWFVAEPGAIIDGSDPALEDGSVFQSEGNGIYSAPFSGASQYVAVDDTRIYDYSSLADLQSAAAGLAGGFYVDAAAGRIYLKLPDGGSPTGHVIHVAIRNVGILLDTVTDVVVEGFEIRHLGADAEGAGIDVRDTARAWVRKNNIHHMNAGVRVRRPLAAENVIEDNVVRDTSIWSWPWSSVKNHTPEASAISITGGGANVVRRNQLTGTFNGVYIGSFDDSSESVAPDTDVYENVLVEHGDDGLEPEGACVNVRFWNNHMRGVLNGVSLAPIEVGPLFVVRNVIDGFKEHALKVNNGSQGFMLVYHTTSRPAAGVAEAQAIAPTIPFANLITRNNIWTSHRYVIESSITPSGPVDLDWDDLFTDILDGTPRFVKWLDVKYTSIAELAASGTIESHGFQIEPKYEDAEGGDFTPVEGSGLVDVGVVIEGINDRFVVGAAPDLGAFERGGVGPLPDGGLPDGGSGASSSGVGGGGGDGQGAGGNGGGGSAEDDGGCGCRLGDGAAPGLGLYAFGALAWGLSRRRRRG; this is encoded by the coding sequence ATGCTTCGATACTCTCCACGCCAGATTCTCGCCTCTTCCCTGTTTCTGCTCGTCGCCGGGAGCGCCGGTCCCGCCCGCGCCGCGGATACGTCGACCCTCGGGAGCCTCACGCTCCGGCCCACGATTCACGCTGTGGGCGTCACGGCCGCGGTCACGGGGGACGACGATGGGGATGCCACCGTCAAGCTCGCGTTCCGCAAGGTCGGGGATGCGAGCTTCACCCCCGGTCATCCGCTCCTCCGCACGTCCGGCGGGCGCCGAGGGAGCGCGCTGTTCCTGGAGCCCGCGACCGAATACGAGGTGCGCGTCACGCTCGACGATCCCGACAACGGCGGGCCTCTGGAGGCGACCGGGACGATCCGCACGCGCGAGGACGCGCCTCCGCCGCAGGGAAGCAAGCAGCTTTACGTCGATGCAAAAAACGGCTCGGATGGAAACGACGGCTCGAAAGCCTCGCCCTTCAAGAGCATCGGCGCCGCCGCGGCGGCCGCCGGGCCGGGGACGGTCGTGCACGTCGCAGCCGGCGTTTATCGCGAGACCGTGACGGTCCAGGGCAATCACGGCGGCGCCGCGGGAAACCCCGTCTGGTTCGTCGCCGAGCCTGGCGCGATCATCGACGGCTCCGATCCTGCGCTCGAGGATGGCTCGGTGTTTCAATCGGAAGGCAATGGGATCTACTCGGCGCCGTTCTCCGGCGCGTCCCAGTATGTGGCCGTGGATGATACGCGCATCTACGATTACAGCTCCCTCGCGGACCTACAATCCGCCGCCGCGGGCCTCGCCGGCGGCTTTTACGTGGACGCCGCCGCAGGGCGGATTTACTTGAAGCTGCCCGACGGCGGATCCCCTACCGGGCATGTGATTCACGTGGCCATCCGGAACGTCGGCATTCTGCTCGACACCGTCACCGACGTCGTCGTCGAGGGCTTCGAGATCCGTCATCTCGGCGCCGACGCCGAGGGCGCGGGCATCGACGTGCGCGACACGGCGCGCGCGTGGGTCCGGAAAAACAACATCCACCACATGAACGCCGGCGTCCGGGTGCGCAGGCCCCTCGCGGCGGAGAACGTCATCGAGGACAACGTCGTCCGTGACACGAGCATCTGGTCGTGGCCCTGGAGCTCCGTCAAAAACCATACCCCCGAGGCGAGCGCCATCAGCATCACCGGCGGCGGCGCGAACGTCGTCCGGAGAAATCAGCTCACCGGCACGTTCAATGGGGTGTACATCGGCAGCTTCGACGATTCCTCGGAGTCGGTCGCCCCGGATACGGACGTGTACGAGAACGTGCTCGTCGAGCACGGCGATGACGGGCTCGAACCCGAGGGCGCCTGCGTGAACGTGCGTTTCTGGAACAACCACATGCGCGGGGTGCTGAACGGCGTGTCGCTCGCGCCGATCGAGGTCGGTCCGCTCTTCGTGGTGCGCAACGTCATCGACGGCTTCAAGGAGCACGCGCTCAAGGTGAACAACGGCTCGCAAGGATTCATGCTCGTGTATCACACGACGAGCCGACCGGCCGCGGGTGTGGCAGAGGCGCAGGCGATCGCCCCCACGATTCCTTTTGCAAACCTGATCACGCGAAACAACATCTGGACCTCGCACCGCTACGTCATCGAGAGCAGCATCACGCCGAGCGGGCCCGTGGACCTCGACTGGGACGATCTGTTCACGGACATCCTCGACGGGACGCCGCGGTTCGTGAAATGGCTCGACGTGAAGTACACGAGCATCGCGGAGCTCGCGGCCTCGGGGACGATCGAGAGCCACGGCTTTCAGATCGAGCCGAAATACGAGGACGCGGAGGGTGGCGATTTCACGCCGGTGGAGGGGAGCGGGCTCGTCGACGTCGGCGTCGTGATCGAGGGCATCAACGATCGATTCGTGGTCGGCGCGGCGCCCGATCTCGGCGCGTTCGAGCGAGGAGGCGTGGGGCCGCTGCCGGACGGCGGATTGCCCGACGGCGGATCCGGGGCTTCGTCGAGCGGCGTGGGCGGGGGCGGTGGGGATGGCCAGGGCGCCGGCGGCAATGGCGGAGGCGGTTCCGCCGAGGATGACGGCGGTTGTGGGTGCCGGCTCGGGGACGGCGCTGCGCCGGGGCTCGGGCTTTATGCCTTCGGCGCGCTCGCGTGGGGGCTTTCGCGTCGGCGGCGCAGAGGCTGA
- a CDS encoding PP2C family protein-serine/threonine phosphatase, translating into MSPSLAFHAAARTRMSTRSFASAHGENDDRWRIDERRGLFLVADASGPTYGGYYAPFGVDPGLAALAEALDGETGEDGEARLRAALWAAHSKMRSMEDRQAELSKAMQQTRGGARLDASLDASDALRDRRRWPHRVFSHHAASCTALYTWRGDRVSVAQVGVCRAYLLRGHTIERLLRDHTLRSQVEAQGGPTELLEIHGGVSTRMLGYLQGPEQIDTRTVEVEPGDCFVVCTDGLWSFLDEERIRDIVAPKTPSPDSVAEALLQAVNGPDGDDATVVVVVAR; encoded by the coding sequence ATGTCGCCCTCGCTCGCGTTCCACGCCGCTGCGCGCACACGGATGAGCACGCGCTCGTTTGCGAGCGCGCACGGCGAGAACGACGATCGATGGCGAATCGACGAGCGCCGGGGCCTGTTCCTCGTCGCGGACGCCTCGGGCCCGACCTACGGCGGTTATTACGCGCCGTTCGGCGTGGACCCCGGCCTCGCGGCCCTCGCCGAGGCGCTCGACGGCGAAACCGGCGAGGACGGCGAGGCCCGGCTCCGGGCGGCTTTGTGGGCGGCGCATTCGAAGATGCGGTCCATGGAGGACCGGCAGGCGGAGCTATCCAAAGCCATGCAGCAAACGCGCGGCGGCGCCCGGCTGGATGCATCTCTCGACGCCTCGGATGCGCTGCGGGATCGCCGCCGCTGGCCCCATCGCGTCTTTTCGCACCACGCGGCCTCGTGTACGGCGCTGTATACATGGCGTGGAGATCGCGTGAGCGTCGCGCAGGTCGGCGTTTGCCGGGCTTACCTTCTTCGAGGTCATACGATCGAGAGGCTCCTCCGCGACCACACCCTGCGCAGCCAGGTGGAGGCGCAGGGCGGTCCGACGGAGTTGCTTGAGATCCACGGCGGCGTTTCCACCCGAATGCTCGGATACCTCCAGGGGCCCGAGCAAATCGACACCCGGACCGTCGAGGTCGAGCCCGGGGATTGCTTCGTGGTATGCACCGATGGCCTCTGGTCCTTCCTCGACGAGGAGCGAATCCGGGACATCGTCGCCCCAAAAACCCCCTCCCCCGACAGCGTGGCCGAGGCCTTGCTCCAGGCCGTCAACGGACCGGACGGCGACGACGCCACCGTCGTCGTGGTCGTGGCTCGTTAG